One genomic window of Williamwhitmania taraxaci includes the following:
- a CDS encoding metal ABC transporter solute-binding protein, Zn/Mn family, with protein MYLKPVQYLSVAIIALTIFGGCSQQKTQPQSLQKTIAVSILPQKYFIDQLSGNHYNTIVMLPPGANHETFEPTAVQLIELSKASVYFYLGHLAFEQTLLQGIRESNTQLEFIDCSANVELLQGACNHEHGEEHNHGIDPHTWISPTTVKEMVNQMVATLSKIDPDFSDSLKIGYEKVSKQIDSMDRVLRDAISKSGTKGVMLFHPILSYMARDYGFKQYAIEEEGKEPSPQQLKSVIEKAREAKINIIFVQQEFDVERAKIVAKEIGAEVVILDPLGYRWDQNITNIINHLSPKKQ; from the coding sequence ATGTATTTGAAACCAGTTCAATACTTATCAGTTGCCATAATCGCCCTCACCATATTTGGTGGATGCTCCCAACAAAAAACGCAACCACAATCGCTTCAGAAAACTATTGCAGTAAGCATTCTGCCACAAAAATACTTTATCGACCAACTTTCCGGCAATCATTACAACACCATTGTAATGCTACCGCCCGGAGCAAATCATGAAACGTTTGAGCCCACAGCTGTTCAACTCATCGAACTATCGAAAGCTTCGGTATACTTTTATCTAGGACATTTGGCCTTTGAGCAAACACTTCTACAAGGGATAAGAGAGAGCAATACCCAATTAGAGTTTATCGATTGTTCCGCCAACGTAGAACTACTCCAAGGTGCATGCAACCATGAGCACGGGGAGGAACACAACCACGGAATCGATCCGCATACTTGGATTTCGCCAACCACCGTTAAAGAAATGGTAAATCAGATGGTAGCAACGCTTTCGAAAATAGACCCCGATTTTTCCGACTCCCTAAAGATTGGTTACGAAAAGGTATCTAAACAGATCGATAGCATGGACCGAGTTCTCCGGGATGCCATCTCGAAATCAGGTACAAAAGGAGTTATGCTTTTCCATCCCATACTCTCCTACATGGCTCGAGATTATGGATTTAAGCAGTATGCTATTGAAGAGGAAGGCAAGGAACCCTCTCCACAGCAGCTTAAGAGTGTAATTGAGAAGGCTAGGGAAGCAAAAATCAACATAATTTTTGTCCAACAAGAGTTTGATGTCGAACGCGCCAAAATAGTGGCGAAAGAAATAGGGGCTGAAGTTGTTATCTTAGATCCATTAGGGTATCGTTGGGATCAAAACATCACCAATATAATCAACCATCTTTCTCCAAAAAAGCAATAA
- a CDS encoding metal ABC transporter permease, with translation MIQLFQDIVNFPFLYRAFIAGILLSIAAGIIGTYIVARRLVFLTGGITHASFGGIGIAYFAGINPIFGAFVFSILSAMGIEWTTTKGKLREDSAIGILWSFGMAIGIIFIAITPGYAPNLMGYLFGSIVTVTSLDLITVCIVNLIVLLFFLRFYRWIIYSAFDPEFAKTQRIPVGLINMLMTILVAVTIVSGIRIVGIILLLSLLTIPPSTANLFSRNFKTIAIASVILNMIGITIGLILAYKMNIPSGASVVFVQVILFALAKLTTVILDRFMEKTSLAQKRVQ, from the coding sequence ATGATCCAACTCTTCCAAGATATTGTCAATTTCCCATTTCTCTACAGAGCATTTATAGCAGGAATTTTGCTGTCGATTGCAGCAGGAATAATTGGCACTTACATCGTTGCTCGTAGGCTCGTATTCTTAACCGGCGGCATCACCCATGCCTCTTTCGGTGGAATTGGAATAGCCTACTTTGCCGGAATAAATCCAATTTTTGGAGCCTTTGTTTTTAGCATTCTCTCGGCCATGGGAATCGAATGGACTACAACGAAGGGTAAACTACGCGAAGACTCAGCCATTGGTATCCTGTGGTCCTTCGGAATGGCCATTGGAATAATCTTCATTGCCATCACCCCAGGGTATGCGCCCAACCTAATGGGCTACCTCTTTGGCAGCATTGTAACGGTGACTTCCCTCGATTTAATAACCGTATGCATTGTAAACCTGATTGTGCTGCTATTCTTTCTCCGCTTCTACCGATGGATTATCTATAGCGCCTTCGACCCAGAATTTGCAAAAACGCAACGCATACCCGTTGGCCTCATCAATATGCTTATGACCATTCTTGTGGCGGTAACCATTGTTTCAGGAATTCGCATTGTGGGAATAATCCTACTCCTCTCCTTGCTTACCATACCACCCAGCACAGCAAACCTTTTCTCTCGAAACTTTAAGACTATTGCCATTGCCTCGGTAATTCTGAACATGATAGGAATAACGATAGGATTAATTCTGGCCTACAAAATGAACATTCCCAGTGGTGCGTCGGTTGTATTTGTGCAAGTTATACTCTTTGCCCTCGCAAAATTAACAACTGTGATACTTGACCGATTTATGGAAAAAACATCATTGGCGCAAAAAAGAGTCCAATAA
- a CDS encoding metal ABC transporter ATP-binding protein — protein sequence MKEPLIEVKNASAGYGDSVILHNINITVNDNDFIGIIGPNGGGKTTLLKLILGQISPIEGSVINHIQPTKLRGAVGYLPQVSTIDRKFPITVIDVVLSGLMSSKGMRNRFSKLEKESAEAILRKTGIYDYRNKTIGELSGGQLQRAFLCRALISNPFLLILDEPNTFVDNRFEKELYNLLREINERMAIIMVSHDIGTITSYVKTIACVNRQLHYHNSNTITQEQLKVYDCPIQLITHGQVPHTVLKTHTQQ from the coding sequence ATGAAAGAACCACTCATTGAAGTCAAGAATGCTTCTGCTGGATATGGCGATTCGGTTATTCTTCACAATATAAACATCACCGTAAACGATAACGATTTCATTGGAATTATTGGCCCCAACGGCGGCGGAAAAACGACCCTGCTTAAGCTCATACTAGGGCAGATTTCCCCAATCGAGGGAAGTGTAATCAACCACATACAACCAACGAAACTGCGCGGCGCCGTGGGTTATCTGCCGCAGGTTAGCACCATCGACAGAAAATTTCCCATCACCGTGATTGACGTTGTTCTTTCTGGACTGATGAGCAGCAAAGGTATGCGCAACCGATTTAGCAAATTGGAAAAAGAATCGGCCGAAGCAATTCTCCGAAAAACAGGTATTTACGATTACCGCAATAAAACTATTGGTGAACTTTCGGGAGGACAGCTGCAACGGGCATTTCTTTGCCGTGCGCTCATTTCCAACCCATTCCTACTCATTCTGGATGAGCCCAACACCTTTGTCGACAATCGCTTCGAGAAAGAACTATACAATCTTTTGCGCGAAATCAACGAACGGATGGCCATTATCATGGTTTCGCACGACATTGGCACCATTACGTCTTATGTAAAAACCATTGCCTGCGTCAACCGTCAGCTGCATTATCATAACTCAAACACTATAACCCAAGAACAACTAAAAGTCTACGACTGCCCTATACAGCTGATAACACACGGCCAAGTTCCGCATACCGTTTTAAAAACACACACCCAGCAATGA